The region TCGGTGACGGAATGCCCCTTGAAGCTATAACCGGGCGGTATGTAGGACGTTCCGAACGGGGTGAAATCGACTCGTTCCTTCAGCTCTTCCGTCGTCAGTGATGAAAGATCATGAGCCGGCTGCTTGCTTTGGGACTCTCCGAAAGAGAGTCTCCCGGTGTCGTCCTGAAAGGTGATCCGCGAACTGAAAACACGCTTACCTATGGCCAGCAGACTCTCGGGGCCGGACAGGAGGAAGGTCGCTCCGGCAACGGCGATAACGGCGATGACGGCGACGGCCGCCTTCAAGGGAAGGAAGCGCCTGAGGCGCCGCTCTCGCAGCCGCGCCTGAAACCGCTCCGTGAGCGTATCGATGTCATCCGGCTGATACCCCTTCATTCTCTCGGCAACATAGCGCCTCAGGAATTCATCGGCAGGGTCGTATTGTCTATCGTCCCTCTTCACCCTTGCACCCCGG is a window of Thermoanaerobacterales bacterium DNA encoding:
- a CDS encoding DUF4367 domain-containing protein; this translates as MKRDDRQYDPADEFLRRYVAERMKGYQPDDIDTLTERFQARLRERRLRRFLPLKAAVAVIAVIAVAGATFLLSGPESLLAIGKRVFSSRITFQDDTGRLSFGESQSKQPAHDLSSLTTEELKERVDFTPFGTSYIPPGYSFKGHSVTEIGEHEVRISSHYESSGQFLTVRQTLFRDGEIGPSFDLDDTLVSDVSVRGIPGKLLYREKDRWGKVVWAEGDMLFEVSGRLPAEELLKVSNSMGPL